The proteins below come from a single uncultured Carboxylicivirga sp. genomic window:
- a CDS encoding DRTGG domain-containing protein: protein MKVSDIIEKLNLKVIAGEEGLQNEVTGGYTSDLLSDVMGNADEGQVWITLQTHRNVMAVASLKEVAAVVIVKGLEAEESTISQSNDEGIPLLSSDLETFELSGQLYKILNP, encoded by the coding sequence ATGAAGGTATCTGATATAATTGAAAAACTGAATCTGAAAGTAATTGCGGGCGAAGAAGGTTTGCAAAACGAAGTGACAGGAGGGTATACTTCTGATTTATTAAGTGATGTGATGGGAAATGCCGACGAAGGACAGGTATGGATTACTTTGCAAACCCATCGTAATGTAATGGCTGTGGCTTCGCTTAAAGAAGTGGCTGCTGTGGTTATTGTTAAGGGATTGGAAGCCGAAGAAAGTACCATCAGTCAAAGCAACGATGAGGGCATTCCACTGTTAAGTTCCGATTTGGAAACCTTTGAATTATCGGGGCAATTGTATAAAATATTGAATCCATGA
- a CDS encoding (2Fe-2S) ferredoxin domain-containing protein, translating into MEHKSEITICLGSSCFSRGNKEVLPVIKKFLADYKLEADVFFHGDLCGGKCEEGPVLKIDDTFYSKVSVDNVYEILRNYFDINNNV; encoded by the coding sequence ATGGAGCATAAAAGTGAGATAACAATTTGTTTAGGAAGTTCTTGCTTCTCAAGGGGAAATAAAGAAGTTCTTCCTGTAATAAAAAAGTTTTTGGCTGATTATAAGCTAGAAGCAGATGTGTTTTTTCATGGAGATTTGTGTGGAGGAAAATGTGAAGAAGGTCCGGTTCTTAAAATTGATGATACATTTTATTCAAAGGTTAGTGTTGATAATGTGTACGAGATTTTAAGAAACTATTTTGATATTAACAACAATGTATAG
- a CDS encoding [Fe-Fe] hydrogenase large subunit C-terminal domain-containing protein, with translation MSEQQFYHALKVDHEKCFGCVHCMNECPTDAIRIRDGLATIRKDWCIDCGECMKVCPVDAIYVEQDDFDDILSYKYRVAILPSVFIGQFSKVISAEEIIEILHGLGFTHVVPAEATVDVINEAMLDAYADDLEKPFISTFCPSIVRLIQVKFPGLVNNILPIKPPMDATAIYYRKKLIDEGKLPEDIGIFYVTPCASKIATVKSPVGEDESSVDGVINMDFLYNKVSHILNNRSRTEERINNEVIDHVSPKALTWCLTEGESAHMKGRCLAIDEIHNVIKFLNKVENDEIINVDFIELRACDQSCAGGVLMSENRFLTVERMKTRAEHVEQKKITIDDISFDHQNYIKEKIGVGKIEPRPMMGLDSDMATAIKKMERVRRIMCFLPGIDCGACGSPSCEGLAQDIVLKDAHLSNCVFMQRMMEKSKKLDPQHSLRIIEKTWGKDRLDKDCYKKGAKNEGI, from the coding sequence ATGAGCGAACAACAGTTTTATCATGCTCTAAAAGTAGATCACGAAAAGTGCTTCGGTTGCGTTCATTGTATGAATGAATGCCCAACTGATGCTATACGTATACGAGATGGTTTGGCTACCATCCGAAAAGATTGGTGTATCGATTGCGGCGAGTGTATGAAAGTGTGTCCGGTTGATGCGATTTATGTCGAGCAGGATGATTTTGATGACATATTAAGCTATAAATATCGTGTGGCCATCTTACCATCGGTGTTTATTGGGCAGTTTTCGAAAGTAATTAGCGCCGAAGAAATTATTGAAATTCTGCATGGTTTGGGATTTACGCATGTTGTACCTGCCGAGGCTACTGTTGATGTAATTAACGAGGCCATGCTGGACGCTTATGCTGATGATTTGGAAAAACCTTTCATTAGTACATTTTGTCCGTCCATTGTTCGATTAATACAGGTGAAATTTCCAGGATTGGTAAATAATATTTTACCTATTAAGCCCCCAATGGATGCTACAGCTATTTACTATCGAAAAAAGCTCATTGATGAAGGTAAACTGCCCGAAGATATCGGAATATTCTACGTTACCCCTTGCGCCTCTAAAATTGCTACAGTTAAGTCGCCGGTTGGCGAAGACGAATCCTCGGTTGATGGCGTAATTAATATGGACTTTTTGTACAACAAGGTATCTCATATTTTAAATAATAGAAGCCGAACAGAAGAGCGGATTAATAATGAGGTGATTGATCATGTAAGTCCTAAAGCTTTAACCTGGTGTTTAACCGAGGGAGAATCGGCTCATATGAAGGGGAGATGTTTGGCTATTGACGAGATTCATAACGTAATTAAATTTCTGAATAAGGTTGAGAATGATGAAATTATAAATGTTGATTTTATTGAATTACGTGCTTGCGATCAGAGTTGTGCTGGAGGTGTTTTGATGAGTGAGAATCGATTTCTGACGGTGGAGCGCATGAAAACCAGAGCTGAACATGTCGAACAGAAAAAGATAACGATTGATGACATTAGTTTTGATCATCAGAATTATATAAAAGAAAAAATTGGAGTGGGTAAAATTGAACCACGTCCAATGATGGGCTTGGATTCGGATATGGCTACAGCTATCAAAAAGATGGAACGTGTGCGTCGTATTATGTGTTTTTTACCCGGAATTGATTGTGGTGCATGCGGATCGCCGAGTTGCGAAGGGCTGGCCCAGGATATTGTATTGAAAGATGCTCATCTTTCAAATTGCGTTTTCATGCAACGAATGATGGAGAAAAGTAAAAAGCTTGATCCGCAACATTCGCTTCGCATAATTGAAAAAACCTGGGGCAAAGATCGCCTGGATAAGGATTGTTATAAAAAAGGAGCAAAAAATGAAGGTATCTGA
- a CDS encoding DRTGG domain-containing protein, translating to MTHPNMKIKEIAEIIDAKVVCGEDDIDKDIRCAFASDLMSDVLTLDSEQLVLITGLANMQVIRTAEMADVNCIVFVRDKHVNEAMMKLAKENDMVLLECKYSMFNAIGRLFQAGLNPVY from the coding sequence ATGACTCATCCAAATATGAAAATAAAAGAGATTGCAGAAATAATAGACGCTAAAGTGGTTTGTGGCGAAGATGATATCGACAAAGATATTCGTTGCGCATTTGCCAGCGACCTGATGAGCGATGTTTTGACCCTGGATTCAGAGCAATTGGTGTTGATTACTGGTTTAGCCAATATGCAGGTGATCCGTACTGCCGAAATGGCGGATGTAAATTGTATTGTTTTTGTGCGCGATAAGCATGTGAACGAAGCCATGATGAAATTGGCGAAAGAAAACGATATGGTATTGCTCGAGTGTAAATATTCAATGTTTAATGCAATAGGAAGGTTATTTCAGGCAGGCTTAAATCCTGTCTATTGA
- a CDS encoding [Fe-Fe] hydrogenase large subunit C-terminal domain-containing protein — MAQLIVADQDKCNLSYTCVRVCPSKAIKIADKHAHILADRCIGCGHCVTVCAQEAISYRDEQTVVQELLGSKKKVAAICDPAISGEFSDVTDYRKFVAMIRALGFDLVTEMSFAVDLIAYRYKDLVEHFQGKHFISSKCPATVKYIERHEPDLVDNLAAIVPPYIAMSKVVHKRYGDDAKIVYITACTAAKDDTRRFHGTDGGIDAVLTFVELRKLFRKNRIGENTVEYSEFDPPLGRKGGLFPISHGLFQAVDINQGLLEGNILITEGRANFLQSIKEFRDEKEMNQHLDLFYCKGCTMAPGMTPSDKKFTRRSQVIEYVDKRMKAIDVYQWRLDIEEFKPLDLSRTFKRVDLRLNQPSEEEVNRVLVEMGKGRIEDQLGCGACGYPTCRDFAIAHLQGLTNFEQCYTYSIKSLRSYVSKLNASNDKYKQSQEALLKSEEKARQEEQLAREAAETTTAMLNKLRAGVVMVDENLKVIEANRRFIEMLGEDARSISELIPGLKGAELTKLIDFHRVFTTVLQSGQDVLDRDVTYGKSIFNVSVFTIKKNKVVGGIIRDLVTPEVRKEEVIKRARDVIKENLQTVQQIAFLLGESASKTEKTLNSIIQAQQLGETDESGQ; from the coding sequence ATGGCTCAACTTATTGTTGCAGATCAAGATAAATGTAATTTAAGCTATACGTGCGTTCGTGTATGTCCTTCAAAAGCAATAAAAATTGCAGATAAACATGCTCATATATTGGCCGATCGCTGTATAGGTTGTGGTCATTGTGTCACCGTTTGTGCTCAGGAAGCTATTAGTTATCGTGATGAACAAACGGTCGTTCAGGAGTTATTAGGTTCGAAAAAGAAAGTGGCTGCCATTTGCGATCCAGCTATATCCGGCGAATTTAGTGATGTAACCGATTATCGGAAGTTTGTGGCTATGATTAGGGCTTTAGGCTTCGATTTGGTTACTGAAATGTCGTTTGCTGTTGATTTAATTGCCTATCGATACAAAGATTTAGTTGAGCATTTTCAGGGTAAGCACTTTATTTCCAGTAAGTGCCCAGCTACGGTAAAATATATTGAGCGACACGAACCTGATTTAGTCGATAATTTGGCAGCGATTGTTCCTCCGTATATTGCCATGAGTAAAGTGGTTCATAAACGATATGGGGACGATGCTAAAATTGTATACATAACAGCTTGTACAGCTGCTAAGGATGATACCCGACGATTTCACGGAACAGATGGCGGTATTGATGCGGTTTTAACTTTTGTTGAATTAAGAAAGTTATTCAGGAAAAACAGAATTGGTGAAAACACGGTTGAATACAGCGAATTTGATCCTCCCCTGGGACGAAAAGGTGGTTTGTTTCCAATTTCTCATGGACTATTTCAGGCAGTTGATATTAACCAGGGATTGCTGGAAGGAAATATACTGATTACCGAAGGCAGAGCTAATTTTTTACAATCAATAAAAGAATTCAGAGATGAAAAAGAAATGAATCAACATCTTGATTTGTTTTATTGTAAAGGTTGTACTATGGCTCCGGGAATGACTCCAAGTGATAAAAAATTCACGCGTCGTTCGCAAGTGATTGAATATGTCGATAAACGCATGAAAGCCATCGATGTGTATCAGTGGCGATTAGATATTGAAGAGTTTAAACCTTTAGACTTATCCCGCACATTTAAGAGAGTTGATTTACGACTCAATCAACCTAGCGAAGAAGAAGTGAATCGGGTTTTGGTTGAAATGGGGAAAGGTCGTATTGAAGATCAGCTTGGATGCGGTGCTTGCGGTTATCCAACATGTCGTGATTTTGCCATCGCTCATCTGCAAGGATTAACCAATTTTGAGCAATGCTATACTTATTCCATAAAGTCTCTTCGATCGTATGTAAGCAAGTTAAATGCCTCGAACGATAAATATAAGCAGTCGCAAGAAGCCTTGCTGAAGAGTGAGGAAAAAGCCCGACAAGAAGAACAATTAGCTCGCGAAGCGGCTGAAACTACCACAGCAATGCTTAATAAGTTAAGGGCGGGAGTTGTTATGGTTGATGAGAATTTGAAAGTGATTGAAGCTAATCGTCGTTTTATCGAGATGCTCGGTGAAGATGCCCGTTCCATTTCTGAGTTGATTCCGGGATTAAAAGGAGCTGAATTAACCAAATTGATTGATTTTCATCGTGTGTTTACAACGGTCTTACAATCGGGGCAAGATGTGCTTGACAGAGATGTGACGTATGGAAAATCAATCTTTAATGTTTCGGTTTTTACCATCAAAAAAAATAAGGTAGTTGGCGGTATTATACGCGATTTGGTTACACCCGAAGTCCGGAAAGAAGAAGTAATAAAACGGGCTCGTGATGTTATAAAAGAAAACTTGCAAACAGTTCAGCAAATTGCTTTTTTATTGGGTGAAAGCGCATCAAAAACTGAAAAAACGCTGAACAGTATTATACAAGCACAGCAACTGGGAGAAACTGATGAATCAGGACAATAA
- a CDS encoding SpoIIE family protein phosphatase, translating to MNQDNKFYIDIECRQNNHVGELICGDVFLSKRIKEEGRTIAVLSDGMGSGVKANVLATLTASMALNFTVEHREVRKTAEIIMNTLPVCSVRKVSYSTFTIIDIEDDGTTTIVEYDNPTCTITRGADLFDPGWDFIELESEQNKGKKIRICRFIAKREDRIFFWSDGIMQSGMGTKAYPFGWGEESMQNYVKSLVRYTPFASSGKMAQKVLNMALLHDGDKPKDDSSCGVIYFREPRKLLLVTGPPFEDNKDFDFALKVQHFKGKKIIAGGTTAEVISRELALRFDAGLESDDPDLPPISFMQEINLVTEGILTLGKVARLLEQYNMDSRLGKGPADQIIKMLFESDKIHIINGTRINVAHQDPNLPVELEIRRTVVKRIVRLLEEKFLKEVDIEYM from the coding sequence ATGAATCAGGACAATAAATTCTACATCGATATTGAATGTCGTCAGAATAACCATGTTGGAGAATTAATCTGCGGCGATGTCTTTCTATCAAAACGTATTAAGGAAGAAGGGCGCACCATTGCTGTATTATCCGATGGTATGGGGAGTGGTGTTAAAGCAAATGTATTGGCTACTTTAACGGCATCAATGGCGTTGAATTTTACGGTTGAACATCGCGAAGTTCGGAAAACAGCTGAAATCATCATGAATACGCTTCCGGTTTGCAGTGTCAGAAAAGTGAGTTATAGTACGTTCACCATTATTGATATTGAGGATGATGGAACAACAACCATCGTTGAATATGATAATCCAACATGTACAATTACCAGAGGTGCTGATTTGTTTGATCCGGGTTGGGATTTTATTGAGTTAGAAAGTGAGCAAAACAAAGGCAAGAAAATCCGAATCTGTAGGTTTATAGCAAAGCGCGAAGATCGTATTTTCTTTTGGTCAGATGGTATTATGCAATCGGGAATGGGCACCAAAGCTTATCCTTTTGGGTGGGGCGAAGAATCGATGCAAAACTATGTGAAAAGTTTGGTGCGTTATACACCTTTTGCATCATCGGGTAAAATGGCTCAAAAAGTGTTGAATATGGCTCTTTTACACGATGGAGATAAACCCAAGGATGATTCTTCGTGCGGAGTGATTTATTTTAGAGAACCGCGTAAATTACTACTGGTTACCGGCCCTCCATTTGAGGATAACAAGGATTTTGATTTTGCATTGAAAGTGCAACATTTTAAAGGCAAGAAAATAATTGCAGGCGGAACAACAGCTGAAGTTATTTCGCGCGAGTTGGCTTTGCGTTTCGATGCTGGTTTGGAATCAGATGATCCGGATCTCCCACCTATTTCGTTCATGCAGGAGATTAATCTGGTAACAGAAGGTATTCTTACTCTTGGAAAAGTTGCCCGTTTACTCGAGCAATACAACATGGATTCGAGGTTGGGAAAGGGACCCGCTGATCAAATTATAAAAATGCTTTTCGAAAGTGATAAGATACATATCATCAATGGTACGCGCATTAATGTGGCTCATCAGGATCCAAACCTTCCGGTTGAGCTGGAAATACGTAGAACAGTCGTGAAACGTATAGTACGATTGCTCGAAGAAAAATTTCTGAAAGAAGTAGATATAGAATATATGTAG
- a CDS encoding NADH-ubiquinone oxidoreductase-F iron-sulfur binding region domain-containing protein has product MKKHLQRLDLIFKNEHDIEDILVKTFKKNNDEVINNLISSGLKGRGGAGFPTGLKWKLASEEETDEKYIICNADEGEPGTFKDREILSRVPHKVLAGMAVCARVIGAKQGFIYLRGEYVFLKPQLLEVINEFHQLLKKINFDFKVEIFLGSGAYICGEESALFESMEGKRGEPRNKPPFPTQHGYKNKPTVINNVETLAHTYSIFKYGADKFKDLGVQDSRGSKVFSVSGDTPIPGIYELEFGMSLQKFVDDFGDGDAKAVQVGGASGFCVPRKKFDKTVIGYQGKLRGTSLPTGGSMMIFNSSRSMYNVLHNYLDFFVEESCGQCTPCRVGTQQLLLGIEAVKRGEKPSSYLDKLMELAETMRVTAKCGLGQSVGNSFSSIVENFKEEMIY; this is encoded by the coding sequence ATGAAAAAACATCTGCAGCGTTTAGATCTAATCTTCAAAAACGAACACGATATAGAAGATATCTTAGTTAAGACATTTAAGAAAAACAATGATGAAGTTATTAATAATCTGATTAGTTCAGGTTTAAAAGGTAGGGGAGGAGCCGGATTTCCTACAGGATTAAAATGGAAACTGGCTTCAGAAGAGGAAACCGATGAGAAATACATTATTTGTAATGCCGATGAAGGTGAACCCGGAACTTTTAAAGATCGTGAAATTTTATCGCGGGTTCCACATAAAGTTTTGGCAGGAATGGCTGTTTGTGCTCGCGTTATTGGAGCCAAGCAAGGATTCATCTATCTACGTGGCGAATATGTATTTCTAAAACCTCAATTGTTAGAGGTAATCAACGAATTTCATCAGTTATTAAAAAAGATAAATTTTGATTTTAAAGTAGAGATATTTTTAGGAAGTGGTGCCTATATATGTGGCGAAGAGAGTGCTTTGTTCGAAAGCATGGAAGGCAAACGGGGTGAACCTCGTAATAAACCTCCATTTCCAACCCAGCATGGATATAAGAATAAGCCAACCGTTATTAATAATGTGGAAACATTAGCTCATACGTATTCAATATTTAAATACGGAGCGGATAAATTCAAAGATTTAGGTGTTCAGGATTCGCGTGGATCCAAGGTGTTTTCTGTTTCTGGTGATACTCCAATACCCGGAATTTATGAGTTGGAATTTGGCATGTCGTTGCAAAAGTTTGTAGACGATTTTGGTGATGGAGATGCCAAAGCTGTTCAGGTTGGAGGAGCATCCGGTTTTTGTGTGCCGCGCAAAAAGTTTGATAAAACAGTAATTGGTTATCAGGGAAAGTTAAGAGGAACTTCATTACCAACCGGAGGGTCGATGATGATTTTTAATTCATCACGCTCGATGTACAATGTATTGCATAACTATCTCGATTTCTTTGTGGAAGAGTCGTGTGGGCAATGTACTCCATGCAGGGTAGGAACTCAACAACTTCTGTTAGGCATTGAGGCGGTTAAACGAGGTGAAAAACCTTCGTCATATCTCGATAAATTAATGGAGTTAGCCGAAACGATGAGAGTTACTGCTAAATGCGGATTAGGACAATCCGTTGGTAACTCGTTTTCATCAATCGTTGAGAATTTCAAAGAAGAAATGATCTACTAA
- a CDS encoding NADH-dependent [FeFe] hydrogenase, group A6 produces the protein MSEKVNLRIDNIAVSVEEGTTILEAARRVNIRIPTLCHHEDLCVAGNCRVCMVEQVGSDRLLPSCAMPVSEGMEIQTNSLKVRSARKQIIELLVSEHRADCTRCYKNGKCELQELSSEYIIGEDGFIDLVPLKVLTIDNFSPSIIKDDSKCIRCQRCVRTCDQLQNIGALTVAYKGKDMKISSFYEKPMYEVVCTNCGQCVNRCPTGALTEKTYVEQVWTALNNDKKHVVVQTAPAVRIALGEALGMPAGEIVTGRLVSALRRLGFDSVLDTDFTADLTIIEEGNELLQRLKKVLVDGDSSVKIPMTTSCSPGWIKFIEHTFPEYLDNVSTAKSPQQMFGALAKTFFAKKINVDPEDMVSVSVMPCTAKKYEADRPEMRSSGYKDVDFVLTTRELALMIKQAGIDFPSLPEDEYDSIMGESSGAAVIFGASGGVMEAALRTAYEVVTGREVPFEGLNITPVRGMESVKEASLVIENPLPEWSFLDGVELKTCVAHGLSNAKKVMEAVKAGTAQYHFIEIMACPGGCLGGGGQPIPTNPAIRKKRSEAIYREDSLKPIRKSHENPEIVHIYEEFLKEPLGKKSHELLHTHYTERNRY, from the coding sequence ATGTCTGAAAAAGTTAATCTTCGAATAGATAATATAGCCGTTAGTGTTGAGGAAGGTACAACCATACTTGAAGCCGCACGAAGAGTAAATATCCGTATTCCAACTTTATGCCATCACGAAGATTTATGCGTGGCAGGAAATTGTCGTGTTTGTATGGTAGAACAGGTGGGTTCTGATCGTTTATTGCCATCATGTGCCATGCCTGTTTCCGAAGGTATGGAGATTCAAACCAATAGTCTGAAAGTTCGCTCAGCACGCAAACAGATTATTGAATTACTGGTAAGCGAACATCGTGCAGATTGTACACGTTGCTATAAAAATGGGAAGTGTGAATTGCAGGAATTGTCATCAGAATACATTATTGGAGAGGATGGTTTTATAGATTTGGTGCCATTAAAGGTGCTAACCATTGATAATTTTTCTCCTTCTATCATTAAGGATGACAGCAAGTGTATTCGTTGTCAGCGGTGTGTACGTACCTGTGATCAATTGCAAAATATTGGAGCCTTAACAGTGGCGTATAAAGGGAAAGATATGAAGATTTCATCCTTCTATGAAAAGCCTATGTATGAGGTGGTTTGTACTAATTGTGGACAATGTGTTAATCGTTGCCCAACAGGCGCCTTAACCGAAAAAACATATGTAGAACAGGTATGGACCGCCCTCAATAATGATAAAAAGCATGTGGTAGTTCAAACTGCACCGGCTGTGCGTATCGCATTGGGTGAGGCATTGGGAATGCCTGCTGGCGAAATTGTTACTGGTCGATTGGTTTCTGCTTTGCGTAGGCTAGGTTTTGATTCTGTTTTAGATACCGATTTTACAGCAGATTTAACCATTATTGAAGAAGGAAATGAATTGCTCCAGCGCTTAAAAAAAGTGTTGGTTGATGGTGATTCTTCTGTAAAAATACCAATGACTACTTCATGTTCTCCTGGATGGATTAAGTTCATCGAACATACTTTTCCTGAATATCTCGATAATGTATCGACAGCTAAATCACCACAGCAGATGTTTGGGGCTTTGGCCAAAACATTTTTCGCTAAAAAAATAAATGTCGATCCCGAAGATATGGTGAGTGTATCTGTAATGCCATGTACAGCTAAAAAGTACGAAGCTGATCGCCCCGAAATGCGCAGTAGTGGATATAAAGATGTTGACTTTGTACTAACAACACGCGAATTGGCATTGATGATTAAACAGGCAGGAATCGATTTTCCGTCATTGCCCGAAGATGAATATGATAGTATTATGGGAGAGTCATCTGGTGCTGCAGTCATTTTTGGCGCTTCTGGTGGTGTTATGGAAGCTGCACTTCGAACGGCATACGAAGTTGTTACAGGTCGTGAAGTTCCTTTTGAAGGCTTAAATATTACACCAGTGAGGGGAATGGAAAGCGTGAAAGAGGCTTCTTTAGTAATTGAGAATCCTCTGCCAGAATGGAGTTTTCTCGATGGAGTTGAATTGAAAACTTGCGTGGCGCATGGTTTAAGTAACGCTAAAAAAGTGATGGAGGCTGTGAAAGCAGGAACTGCCCAATATCATTTTATTGAAATAATGGCTTGTCCGGGAGGATGCCTTGGAGGTGGAGGGCAACCTATTCCAACCAATCCGGCAATTCGCAAAAAACGTAGCGAAGCAATTTACAGGGAGGATAGTTTGAAGCCAATTCGGAAATCGCATGAAAATCCTGAAATAGTTCATATTTATGAAGAATTTCTGAAGGAACCATTGGGCAAAAAATCGCATGAATTATTGCATACGCATTATACCGAAAGAAATCGCTATTAA
- a CDS encoding ATP-binding protein, with translation MEFNYEVEGGNFAKAGYAASSVKKVLKQLNVDPKVIKRVVVALYEGEVNVVAHAYKGNIKVDIDTERIFIEISDEGPGIPDIDLAMQVGYSTASAMVREMGFGAGMGLPNMKRNADSINIKSTVGKGTIVELTTHLPK, from the coding sequence ATGGAATTTAACTACGAAGTAGAAGGAGGAAATTTCGCTAAGGCGGGATATGCAGCAAGTAGCGTTAAAAAGGTGCTGAAACAATTAAATGTTGATCCCAAGGTGATTAAACGAGTAGTGGTTGCCTTGTACGAGGGAGAGGTTAATGTAGTCGCGCATGCTTATAAAGGAAATATCAAAGTGGATATTGATACCGAGCGAATATTTATTGAAATAAGTGATGAAGGTCCTGGTATACCAGATATCGATCTGGCCATGCAGGTTGGTTATTCAACCGCTTCGGCAATGGTTCGTGAGATGGGATTTGGTGCTGGTATGGGGCTTCCGAATATGAAACGAAACGCTGACTCTATTAATATAAAAAGTACAGTTGGTAAAGGAACGATAGTGGAATTAACTACTCATTTGCCTAAATAA
- a CDS encoding ATP-binding protein translates to MEAKELLNMIAEGEHQTQDFKFAINDSKKIARSLSAFANTDGGRLLLGVKDNGKIAGVESDEEYYMIEAAAKIHCKPNVPFETRKWEVEGKTVLEIIIPKSNKRPHFAPDKDGKSKAYIRLKDQNIMANHIMIEVWKKEKEGGGGMLKIKYAETKLLKYLELNGYITFSRFCGMARISPRKAEKILINLIHMKVLVMDITEKQIFYKMNPNPVEPIMGEQELPEGF, encoded by the coding sequence GTGGAAGCGAAGGAACTTTTAAATATGATTGCCGAAGGCGAGCATCAAACGCAGGATTTTAAATTTGCGATTAACGATTCTAAAAAAATAGCTCGTTCATTATCGGCTTTTGCCAATACTGATGGTGGTAGACTCTTATTGGGGGTAAAAGACAATGGTAAAATAGCAGGTGTGGAATCTGATGAAGAATACTACATGATTGAAGCAGCAGCTAAAATTCACTGTAAACCCAACGTTCCCTTCGAAACCAGAAAATGGGAAGTAGAAGGTAAAACGGTTTTGGAGATCATCATTCCGAAAAGTAACAAACGTCCGCATTTTGCTCCAGATAAAGATGGTAAGTCAAAAGCCTATATTCGGTTAAAGGATCAGAATATTATGGCTAACCATATTATGATTGAGGTATGGAAGAAAGAGAAAGAAGGTGGCGGAGGAATGCTGAAAATTAAATATGCCGAAACCAAACTTCTAAAATACCTTGAATTAAATGGATATATTACCTTTTCGAGATTTTGTGGAATGGCACGTATAAGCCCACGAAAAGCAGAAAAGATTCTTATCAACCTGATTCATATGAAAGTATTGGTAATGGATATTACAGAGAAACAGATTTTCTATAAAATGAATCCAAATCCGGTTGAGCCTATAATGGGAGAACAGGAATTACCTGAAGGATTTTAA
- the nuoE gene encoding NADH-quinone oxidoreductase subunit NuoE has protein sequence MTEVKQLVQDLADQFGRSHESLLPILQGIVTKEQHISEDAMIEVARELNISAAQVYGTATFYSFLNTQPLGKYVIRVCKTITCMMHGKNQIIKELETVLKVNLGETTHDGKFTLLETNCLGQCHKGPAMLINDKPYTELTPEKVREIIMMYRDKETRAN, from the coding sequence ATGACAGAAGTAAAACAACTGGTTCAGGACTTGGCTGATCAATTCGGACGAAGCCACGAAAGTCTGTTACCGATTCTACAAGGAATTGTCACCAAAGAGCAACACATCTCCGAAGATGCGATGATTGAAGTAGCAAGAGAATTGAATATTTCAGCAGCTCAGGTATACGGAACTGCCACATTCTACTCTTTCTTAAATACTCAGCCTTTGGGGAAATATGTTATCCGTGTTTGTAAAACCATCACCTGTATGATGCATGGTAAAAATCAAATAATTAAAGAGCTGGAAACTGTTCTGAAAGTAAATTTGGGTGAGACTACCCACGATGGTAAATTCACTTTATTGGAAACAAACTGTTTAGGGCAGTGCCACAAAGGTCCGGCTATGCTTATAAATGATAAACCCTACACCGAGCTTACTCCTGAAAAGGTGAGAGAGATTATAATGATGTATCGTGATAAAGAAACACGTGCTAATTAA